One genomic window of Campylobacter fetus subsp. fetus includes the following:
- a CDS encoding inorganic phosphate transporter, translated as MWGYNYIPSNHLLLFILASIFGLFMAFNIGGNDVANSFGTSVGAKTLTLKQALIIAAVFELSGAVFAGAEVTNTIRSGIVSLPRGDVNPMVFVIIMISALFSSGAWLFIATKKGLPVSTTHSIVGGIVGAGMMMGFIYYNGSKTFDMVQWGEIGRIALSWVISPVMGGVMAYLIFGYIKSKIIIPSSRIQSEIKSLKRARKTYKDQYIKELSNKSEAEQIKELRRIAIIDEDECEGENCDFRDKIKAMKEQEKNIDGMVFMRTHIPMVAGVAAMIIAGSMLFKGLKHMDFNLSIIQTIWIIFVIGIAAYLASFAIVNLMKKDNPQKGINRIFGWFQIFTASSFAFSHGANDIANAVGPFAAILDVLKNNTINETTPIPGIAMATFGIALVVGLWFLGKEVIATVGTKLAEILPTTGFSAELAASIVILIATKMGLPISSTHVLIGAVLGIGVYNRNANWGMLKPIGLAWIITLPISMIGSAIGFLVIKNIMGL; from the coding sequence ATGTGGGGTTATAATTATATACCTAGTAATCATCTTTTACTTTTTATATTAGCTAGTATTTTTGGTCTATTTATGGCGTTTAATATAGGTGGAAATGACGTTGCAAATTCATTTGGTACTAGCGTAGGAGCAAAGACTCTTACATTAAAACAAGCTTTGATTATAGCTGCGGTATTTGAGCTAAGCGGAGCTGTATTTGCCGGAGCTGAGGTTACAAATACTATTAGAAGCGGTATTGTTTCATTGCCAAGAGGCGATGTAAATCCTATGGTTTTTGTTATTATCATGATTTCAGCGCTATTTAGTTCTGGTGCGTGGCTTTTTATAGCTACTAAAAAAGGACTTCCAGTATCAACTACTCACTCTATAGTAGGCGGCATAGTCGGTGCTGGTATGATGATGGGATTTATATATTACAACGGTTCTAAAACTTTCGATATGGTTCAGTGGGGCGAAATAGGCAGAATAGCGTTAAGCTGGGTGATATCTCCTGTTATGGGCGGAGTTATGGCTTATCTGATTTTTGGATATATAAAATCAAAAATTATTATTCCTTCTTCTAGAATTCAAAGTGAGATAAAATCTTTAAAAAGAGCTAGAAAGACATATAAAGACCAATACATAAAAGAGTTATCGAACAAAAGCGAAGCCGAGCAGATAAAAGAGCTAAGACGCATAGCTATCATCGATGAAGATGAGTGTGAAGGTGAAAATTGTGATTTTAGAGATAAGATAAAAGCTATGAAAGAGCAAGAAAAAAATATAGACGGTATGGTATTTATGCGTACGCATATCCCTATGGTTGCTGGAGTTGCTGCTATGATCATAGCCGGAAGTATGCTATTTAAAGGTCTTAAGCATATGGATTTTAATCTAAGTATTATACAGACTATTTGGATTATATTTGTTATAGGTATTGCGGCTTATTTGGCTAGTTTTGCTATAGTAAATTTGATGAAGAAAGATAATCCGCAAAAAGGTATAAATAGAATATTTGGCTGGTTCCAAATTTTTACCGCTTCATCTTTTGCTTTTTCTCACGGTGCAAACGATATAGCAAATGCGGTTGGACCGTTTGCTGCTATTTTAGATGTTTTGAAAAATAATACAATAAACGAAACTACTCCGATACCAGGTATCGCTATGGCTACTTTTGGTATAGCTCTTGTTGTTGGGCTTTGGTTTTTAGGTAAAGAAGTTATAGCTACAGTCGGTACAAAGCTTGCAGAGATACTTCCTACAACTGGATTTAGTGCAGAGCTTGCAGCTAGTATAGTTATACTCATAGCTACAAAAATGGGACTTCCTATAAGCTCTACTCATGTTTTGATAGGTGCGGTTTTAGGTATCGGCGTGTATAATAGAAATGCGAATTGGGGAATGCTTAAACCTATTGGCTTAGCATGGATCATAACACTTCCTATATCGATGATAGGATCGGCTATAGGATTTTTGGTTATCAAAAATATCATGGGTCTATAA
- a CDS encoding flagellin, whose product MRITNQLINFNNLSNYQASAKSIYDINQRYDSGLKIQNSYDNSSIYVDGTRLEYEINLLDQVKQTSTKATEFSKNSDKALNDFVSKLTEFKTKLIQAGNDIHNETSRNAIANDLEGLKKHLIDIANSSINGQFLFSGTALDTKPIDSAGNYHGNNQLINAAIGANQTTAYNIDGQTLFLGKDNDYKKILTTNVSLIDNKTKLTSDAANYLNAANKILDLIGGNYRSEELVAQIGKMNPELDFADPAALADTTFYMQGRKPNGETFSTKFKVTADSSIQNLLDNIGYALGNDKNGKNNVVSVAINNSGQIEVTDLKSGNQMTELHLFGLTDVRGPETFKVGDRDIVIDPATHTDFRVTTEKRTVGGVSTDVLIVDSVNPAGNKYEITQVAGGDLSIQQVDKTTGANIGAATNVTPVAGKLVLNPADLTGGITAADFRAYDPANIEALSDRGARDENSNWVSSANLTDTKTITQNVEKGNVYLTEFIKSGFEDVLGNKSDAIDYNKLQFEKTDNKLSSNVSQVIKGTNEYATNSTKLSAVAGQALQANPNSNITMNIKSKDGTNYEVKLNFTDTNSNTTERYPTITVTPLDDNWEKPATATPVYYGNVYSGKYNEATKTTDGVMTPADDMTYQQLNDIVSMVAAGNLPSGQPNTNVIANIDTASRNTYADANALKTALKNGVTDVQAQGIIDRVVDASGIAYPIDFTANGNALRDIKDAILGDQDYVTSRYNEYNTAIKSASSTINTTLDYRGNMVVTDKTASKTDIEVTLFEDRGRGNIEFTDMYKRDAAGNIELDAAGNRIIDTYQSTTGSLFSFTSNNAIAIDEPSVDIFKDLDDMIQSVRDGSYRGDPDASDPRTTGIQGALKKIDHLMDHINKQHTQIGSYTNSLTATGDRATILKVNVSSVKSEIMEADIGETYLMFQQRLMAYQAMLQATAKTSQISLLNYI is encoded by the coding sequence ATGAGAATTACAAATCAGCTTATAAACTTCAATAATCTTTCTAACTATCAAGCAAGCGCAAAAAGCATTTATGATATAAACCAAAGATATGATAGTGGATTAAAAATTCAAAATTCATACGATAATAGCAGTATTTACGTAGATGGAACCAGACTTGAATATGAGATAAATTTACTTGATCAAGTAAAGCAAACTAGCACAAAAGCTACTGAATTTTCTAAAAACTCTGATAAGGCTCTAAATGATTTTGTTTCTAAACTAACTGAGTTTAAAACCAAACTTATACAAGCAGGTAACGATATACATAATGAAACCTCAAGAAATGCGATTGCTAATGACCTAGAAGGTTTAAAAAAACATCTTATAGATATAGCAAATAGCTCTATAAACGGCCAGTTTCTGTTTTCTGGAACCGCTCTTGATACAAAACCTATCGATAGCGCCGGAAACTATCACGGTAACAATCAGTTGATAAATGCAGCCATAGGAGCCAACCAAACTACTGCTTATAATATAGATGGACAGACTCTATTTTTAGGTAAGGATAACGATTATAAAAAGATACTTACTACAAATGTTAGTTTGATAGATAATAAAACAAAATTAACTAGCGATGCAGCAAATTATCTTAATGCTGCAAATAAGATATTGGATTTAATAGGTGGAAATTATCGTTCAGAAGAGCTGGTCGCACAAATAGGCAAAATGAATCCGGAGCTTGATTTTGCTGATCCTGCTGCGCTAGCCGATACTACGTTTTATATGCAAGGCAGAAAGCCTAACGGCGAAACTTTTAGTACCAAATTTAAAGTTACTGCAGATTCTAGTATTCAAAATTTATTAGATAATATAGGATACGCGCTCGGTAATGATAAAAACGGTAAAAACAACGTTGTTAGCGTTGCTATAAATAACAGTGGTCAAATAGAAGTAACTGATCTTAAAAGTGGAAATCAAATGACCGAACTTCATCTATTTGGGCTTACCGACGTGCGAGGACCAGAGACTTTTAAAGTCGGCGATAGAGATATAGTCATTGATCCTGCTACTCATACGGATTTTAGAGTCACTACAGAAAAAAGAACCGTTGGCGGCGTTTCTACCGATGTTTTGATCGTAGATAGTGTAAATCCAGCTGGAAACAAATATGAGATAACACAAGTCGCAGGCGGAGATTTGTCTATTCAACAAGTCGATAAAACTACCGGAGCAAATATAGGAGCCGCTACAAATGTAACTCCTGTGGCCGGAAAACTTGTTTTAAATCCTGCTGATTTAACCGGAGGTATAACCGCAGCTGATTTTAGAGCTTATGATCCAGCGAATATAGAAGCATTGTCAGATAGAGGCGCTAGAGATGAAAATAGCAACTGGGTTTCTTCGGCAAATTTAACGGATACTAAAACAATTACCCAAAATGTTGAGAAGGGAAATGTATATTTAACTGAATTTATAAAAAGCGGCTTTGAAGACGTATTAGGAAATAAAAGCGACGCCATAGACTACAATAAACTTCAATTTGAAAAAACAGACAATAAATTATCAAGCAACGTCTCTCAAGTAATAAAAGGCACAAATGAGTATGCTACAAACTCTACAAAGCTAAGTGCCGTTGCCGGTCAAGCTTTGCAAGCTAATCCAAATAGCAATATAACTATGAATATAAAGTCAAAAGACGGAACAAATTATGAAGTAAAACTAAATTTTACAGATACAAACTCGAATACTACCGAAAGATATCCTACTATCACAGTAACTCCGCTAGACGATAACTGGGAGAAGCCAGCTACTGCTACTCCTGTATATTATGGAAATGTATATTCTGGTAAATATAACGAAGCCACAAAAACTACCGATGGAGTTATGACTCCGGCTGATGATATGACTTATCAACAATTAAATGATATAGTATCTATGGTAGCAGCTGGAAATCTTCCAAGCGGACAACCAAATACTAATGTTATTGCAAACATTGATACGGCTTCTAGAAATACGTATGCCGATGCAAATGCTTTGAAAACAGCTTTAAAAAACGGTGTTACCGATGTTCAAGCTCAAGGAATTATAGATAGAGTAGTAGATGCTTCTGGTATCGCTTATCCTATAGATTTTACTGCTAATGGCAACGCTCTAAGAGATATAAAAGACGCTATATTAGGCGATCAAGACTACGTTACATCAAGATATAATGAGTACAATACGGCTATTAAAAGTGCAAGCAGTACGATAAATACTACTTTGGATTATCGTGGGAATATGGTTGTTACAGATAAAACAGCTTCAAAAACAGATATAGAAGTTACTCTTTTTGAAGACCGAGGCAGAGGAAATATTGAATTTACCGATATGTATAAAAGAGACGCAGCCGGAAATATAGAATTAGATGCTGCAGGAAATAGAATAATAGATACCTATCAATCAACCACCGGTTCGTTATTTAGTTTTACTTCAAATAATGCTATTGCTATAGATGAGCCAAGTGTTGATATATTTAAAGATTTAGATGATATGATACAATCTGTTAGAGATGGCAGTTATAGAGGAGATCCAGATGCTAGTGATCCTCGAACTACCGGTATCCAAGGTGCTTTGAAAAAAATAGATCACTTGATGGATCACATAAATAAACAACACACCCAAATCGGTTCGTATACAAACTCTTTAACGGCTACTGGTGATCGCGCTACTATCCTTAAAGTCAATGTATCTTCTGTAAAGTCTGAGATAATGGAAGCAGATATCGGAGAGACGTATCTTATGTTTCAGCAAAGACTTATGGCGTATCAAGCTATGCTCCAAGCTACTGCAAAAACAAGTCAGATAAGTCTGTTAAACTATATATAA
- a CDS encoding FtsK/SpoIIIE family DNA translocase: MGTFGNILGSFNYKLFGFLAYIYPFLLLYPAILNYKNFKKFNIKLLGNIIGALLLFFAILLLISMFDKSYGGAIGTFCIEALRSVIGSVGSAVFILMIFFISFGLVFDDRLDIVLKKAFVDRVSASDNLNLKAHYIPKKQKNDVKKIEVDLAINSKIIDDKLEIKNDVSSLEPTENIIDIKEANSLKDDNNTNPMTTIGGVEILNEVAENRELLNQIEKGKVEKPKDFKLPPLSFLNDPPKRSKNINESEIDQKIADLLDKLRRFKIDGDVVRTYSGPVVTTFEFKPAAHVKVSKILTLQDDLAMALKAQTIRIQAPIPGKDVVGIEIPNKNIETIYLKEILESDIYKNAKSELTLALGKDIVGDPFITDLKKLPHLLIAGTTGSGKSVGINAMLLSLLYRNSPKTLRLIMIDPKMLEFSMYNDIPHLLTPVITEPKKAISVLSNLVAEMERRYKIMSETKTKNIETYNEKIKKDGGETLPFIVVIIDELADLMMTSGKEVEFHIGRLAQMARASGIHLIVATQRPSVDVVTGLIKANLPSRISYRVGQKIDSKVILDQMGAESLLGRGDMLFTPPGSPGIVRLHAPFASEKEIEEIVDFLKEQQDVVYEESFLKDESSAVGSSENGLNTGETDELYEEAKSIILSEEKTSISYLQRRLKIGYNRAASIIEQLEIAGVLTPVNAKGQRDIIR, translated from the coding sequence GTGGGGACATTTGGTAATATTTTAGGTAGTTTTAATTATAAATTATTCGGTTTTTTGGCTTATATTTACCCATTTTTACTTCTTTATCCGGCTATTTTGAACTACAAGAATTTTAAGAAATTTAATATTAAACTTTTAGGAAATATAATCGGCGCATTGCTTCTGTTTTTTGCTATTTTGTTGCTTATTTCAATGTTTGATAAGAGTTACGGAGGAGCTATAGGAACGTTTTGTATAGAAGCTTTAAGATCTGTTATAGGAAGTGTCGGAAGTGCTGTTTTTATATTAATGATATTTTTTATATCATTTGGACTTGTTTTTGATGATAGACTTGATATCGTTCTTAAAAAAGCTTTTGTTGATAGGGTATCTGCTTCGGATAATTTAAATTTAAAAGCGCATTATATTCCTAAAAAACAGAAAAATGATGTAAAAAAAATCGAGGTTGATCTTGCTATAAATAGTAAAATTATAGACGATAAACTAGAAATTAAAAATGATGTAAGCAGTCTTGAGCCAACTGAAAATATCATAGATATTAAAGAAGCAAATAGTTTAAAAGACGACAATAATACAAATCCTATGACTACTATAGGCGGTGTCGAGATATTAAATGAAGTAGCTGAAAATAGAGAGCTTTTAAATCAGATAGAAAAAGGTAAAGTAGAAAAACCAAAAGATTTTAAGCTGCCTCCTCTTAGTTTTTTAAATGATCCTCCTAAACGCTCAAAAAATATAAATGAATCCGAAATTGATCAAAAAATTGCTGATTTGTTAGATAAATTGCGTCGTTTTAAGATAGATGGAGATGTTGTTAGGACGTATTCAGGACCTGTCGTGACTACATTTGAGTTTAAACCAGCAGCTCATGTAAAGGTTAGTAAAATTTTAACTTTGCAAGACGATCTTGCTATGGCTCTTAAAGCTCAAACTATACGTATTCAAGCGCCTATTCCTGGAAAAGATGTAGTAGGTATAGAAATACCAAATAAAAATATAGAAACAATCTATCTAAAAGAGATTTTAGAAAGCGACATTTATAAAAATGCTAAAAGCGAACTTACTTTGGCTCTTGGCAAGGATATAGTCGGAGATCCTTTTATAACTGATTTGAAAAAACTCCCCCATCTTCTTATCGCAGGAACTACTGGAAGCGGAAAAAGCGTGGGAATAAACGCTATGCTTTTAAGCCTGCTTTATAGAAACTCTCCAAAAACCTTACGCCTTATAATGATAGATCCCAAAATGCTTGAGTTTAGTATGTATAATGATATCCCTCATCTATTAACTCCTGTTATAACTGAGCCTAAAAAAGCTATTTCTGTACTCTCAAATTTAGTTGCAGAGATGGAGAGACGCTATAAAATAATGAGTGAAACAAAAACAAAAAATATAGAAACATATAATGAAAAAATAAAAAAAGATGGCGGCGAAACATTGCCGTTTATCGTTGTTATCATCGATGAACTTGCGGATCTTATGATGACGAGCGGAAAAGAAGTTGAGTTTCATATCGGACGCCTTGCCCAAATGGCAAGAGCTAGCGGAATTCATCTCATTGTAGCTACCCAGCGCCCAAGCGTAGATGTAGTAACAGGACTCATAAAAGCAAATTTACCAAGCCGTATAAGTTATAGAGTAGGGCAGAAAATAGATAGTAAAGTTATACTTGACCAAATGGGTGCCGAGAGTTTGTTAGGACGCGGCGATATGCTTTTTACACCTCCTGGAAGTCCTGGTATAGTGCGTTTGCACGCTCCATTTGCTAGTGAAAAAGAGATAGAAGAAATAGTGGACTTCTTGAAAGAACAGCAAGACGTCGTATATGAGGAGAGTTTTTTAAAAGATGAGTCTAGCGCTGTTGGATCTAGTGAAAATGGATTAAATACAGGCGAAACAGACGAGTTATATGAAGAAGCAAAAAGTATTATTTTAAGTGAAGAAAAGACATCTATAAGTTATCTTCAAAGACGTTTAAAAATAGGATACAACAGAGCTGCAAGCATAATCGAACAGCTTGAAATAGCAGGAGTTCTAACGCCTGTAAATGCTAAGGGTCAAAGGGATATTATAAGATGA
- a CDS encoding DUF2018 family protein — MSFEDDIFGGDPKDKFFDIIFNANRNLVENELEKVLIELAILRELAEQKGISDMDIKSFEALNTDVVQDGLNDIYIGVTGEILSQNE; from the coding sequence TTGAGTTTTGAAGATGATATTTTTGGCGGTGATCCTAAGGATAAGTTTTTTGATATAATTTTTAATGCAAATAGAAATTTAGTGGAAAACGAATTAGAAAAAGTTCTTATTGAGCTTGCTATTTTACGTGAATTAGCTGAGCAAAAAGGTATATCCGATATGGATATAAAGTCATTTGAAGCGTTAAATACTGACGTTGTGCAAGACGGATTAAATGATATTTATATAGGTGTAACAGGCGAAATTCTAAGTCAAAATGAGTAA
- a CDS encoding polyprenyl synthetase family protein: MERIDDILKEFVDSLNYPLASEMFSQVSSGKKLRSKLILKIAGASEASFKLSSVVEIIHLASLLHDDVIDDSLIRRGKPSINAIFGTKNSIMLGDILYSKGFNEIVKFDMKIADIISDAVCKLSIGELMDVELGSSFNADKEKYLKMIYFKTAVLIEAAAKSAAILAGFDEQKYGDYGKNLGLAFQIVDDILDITSDEKTLGKPAMNDFKEGKTTLPYIYLYEKLENEDKAILKNLFKKELDDDEILWIKSKFKEFDIINLSIKKAKDFGAKAIESSQNTELKMIVSSMIDRDF; the protein is encoded by the coding sequence ATGGAGAGGATTGATGATATCTTAAAAGAGTTTGTAGATTCACTAAATTACCCTCTTGCTAGTGAGATGTTTAGCCAAGTAAGCTCAGGAAAAAAGCTAAGAAGCAAGCTTATATTAAAAATAGCAGGAGCGAGTGAAGCTAGTTTTAAGCTAAGTAGCGTCGTAGAGATTATTCATTTAGCAAGTTTGCTTCATGATGATGTGATAGATGACTCTTTAATAAGACGAGGAAAACCTAGCATAAATGCAATATTCGGTACAAAAAATTCTATAATGTTAGGTGATATTCTTTATTCTAAAGGTTTTAACGAGATAGTTAAATTCGACATGAAAATAGCAGATATTATCTCGGATGCCGTTTGCAAGCTAAGTATCGGTGAGCTTATGGATGTAGAACTTGGTAGCTCTTTTAATGCAGATAAAGAAAAGTATCTGAAAATGATATATTTTAAAACTGCGGTTCTCATAGAAGCTGCTGCAAAATCTGCTGCAATTTTAGCTGGCTTTGATGAGCAAAAATACGGCGATTATGGTAAAAATCTTGGATTGGCATTTCAAATAGTAGACGATATACTTGATATAACAAGCGATGAAAAGACACTAGGAAAACCTGCTATGAATGATTTTAAAGAGGGGAAAACCACTCTTCCATATATTTATCTATATGAAAAATTAGAAAATGAAGATAAAGCGATTTTAAAAAATTTATTTAAAAAAGAGCTTGACGATGATGAAATTTTATGGATTAAATCTAAATTTAAAGAGTTTGATATTATAAATTTAAGTATAAAAAAAGCAAAAGATTTTGGTGCTAAAGCTATAGAAAGTTCACAAAATACTGAACTTAAAATGATAGTTTCTAGTATGATAGATAGGGATTTTTAA
- the hemA gene encoding glutamyl-tRNA reductase has product MHYVSISFTHKNTDIGVREKLSFSDNNRRREILRLIGANDSIAESMALSTCNRVEIFAYVLDTQSSIRHILNSISILTLVPFEALELRADIYEDQGAIHHLFAVASSLDSLVVGETQIAGQLKEAFKFAYDNEDCGVNISSAMHFAFKCAAEVRALTTISKNPVSVSSVAVAKAKEIYGNIGGMSAVVIGAGEMSRLAAQHLINAEVNVIIINRDEIKAQTLAKELGELASYASFDKLSEYINRYRLIFSATGAPNAIITNEIIEQKDFHRYFFDIAVPRDIDIEEDEYIHVYAVDDLEEIVRTNLALREEQASIAYSIVGKSTTSFFKWRLSEGSTPAIKALRLKAKDIACKEIEKAVKKGYLKCSDQDEASKLVHQVFKAFLHTPSVRLKEKNSDDILKALEYLFDIKIQKDENLEGNLK; this is encoded by the coding sequence ATGCATTATGTAAGTATTAGTTTTACTCATAAAAATACAGATATCGGAGTTAGAGAAAAACTCTCTTTTAGTGATAATAATAGACGAAGGGAGATTTTGCGTCTTATAGGAGCAAATGATAGTATTGCCGAGTCTATGGCGCTTAGTACTTGTAACAGAGTGGAGATATTTGCTTATGTTTTAGACACGCAAAGTTCTATTAGACATATTTTAAACTCTATTTCTATCCTTACTTTGGTACCGTTTGAAGCTTTAGAATTAAGAGCCGATATATATGAAGATCAAGGTGCTATACACCATCTTTTTGCCGTTGCAAGTTCTCTTGATAGCTTAGTAGTGGGTGAAACTCAAATAGCAGGACAGTTGAAAGAGGCTTTTAAATTTGCATATGATAATGAGGATTGCGGTGTAAATATCAGCAGCGCTATGCATTTCGCTTTTAAATGCGCAGCTGAAGTTAGAGCATTAACTACTATTAGTAAAAATCCAGTTTCGGTTTCAAGCGTAGCCGTAGCTAAAGCTAAAGAAATTTATGGCAATATAGGTGGTATGAGCGCAGTAGTCATAGGCGCTGGAGAGATGAGTCGTTTAGCAGCCCAGCATCTTATAAACGCGGAAGTAAATGTTATAATTATAAACAGAGATGAGATAAAAGCGCAAACTTTAGCAAAAGAGCTAGGCGAGTTAGCGAGTTATGCTAGTTTTGATAAGCTTAGCGAGTATATTAATAGATATAGGCTTATTTTTAGTGCTACTGGTGCTCCTAATGCTATAATTACTAATGAGATAATAGAACAAAAAGATTTCCATAGATATTTTTTTGATATAGCGGTTCCTAGAGATATAGATATAGAAGAAGACGAGTATATACATGTTTATGCAGTAGATGATCTTGAAGAGATAGTAAGAACAAATTTAGCTCTAAGAGAGGAGCAAGCAAGTATCGCTTACTCTATAGTCGGCAAATCCACAACTTCATTTTTCAAATGGAGACTTTCTGAAGGAAGTACTCCAGCTATTAAAGCTTTGCGTTTAAAAGCTAAAGATATCGCCTGTAAAGAGATAGAAAAAGCGGTAAAAAAAGGGTATTTAAAGTGTAGTGATCAAGATGAGGCAAGTAAGCTCGTACACCAGGTTTTTAAAGCTTTTTTACATACGCCTAGTGTGCGCTTGAAAGAGAAAAATAGTGATGATATACTAAAAGCACTCGAATATTTATTTGACATAAAAATACAAAAAGATGAGAATTTAGAAGGGAATTTAAAGTGA
- a CDS encoding proline--tRNA ligase — protein sequence MKFTKLYVPTTKEAPKDATLPSHQFLIRAGFVAQIGSGLYNFLPLGKRVLRKVENIVRDEMDKAGANEVALSFVVPGELWKQSRRYFKFGKELLRLKDRKDNDFLLAPTHEESIVDLVRDKVTSYKQLPLHLYQIGLKFRDEARPRFGLLRCREFIMKDGYSFHASEADLKREFDLMETTYTKIFSRLGLNFRAVEADSGAIGGSGSKEFMVLAKNGEDDILISDASNYAANIEAAKRAKRVCKAERPQSNSMQKFFTPGCSSIAKVAEFFKVDPFYTIKAVMKKAIYEDSEKIVIFFVRGDDELQEVKACNACSALELSDASEEEVIAAGLVPGYCGPVGLHENIDFYIDNELENEKEMICGANEKDYHAIGVNIINFNKDRFKDLAEVKAGDKALDGGVLSVTKGIEVGHIFQLGVRYSETMGATFLDENGKSKPFFMGCYGIGVSRLVAVMVEASHDEKGCIWKKECAPFMVHIIVSNIKDTEQMQFALNLESNLESSGVEVLLDDRNERFGVKMADFELIGVPFGVVVGKGLQNAEVEFIKRDGLEKVKVSSDEILGKLKEII from the coding sequence GTGAAATTTACAAAATTATATGTACCTACTACAAAAGAAGCTCCAAAAGACGCCACTTTACCTAGTCATCAGTTTCTTATAAGAGCCGGATTTGTAGCGCAGATAGGAAGCGGACTATATAACTTTTTGCCTCTTGGAAAGAGAGTTTTAAGAAAAGTTGAAAATATCGTAAGAGATGAAATGGACAAAGCAGGAGCAAATGAAGTAGCTTTAAGCTTTGTGGTTCCCGGTGAGCTTTGGAAGCAAAGCCGGAGATATTTTAAATTCGGAAAAGAGCTTTTGCGCCTAAAAGATAGAAAAGACAACGATTTTTTACTAGCTCCGACTCACGAAGAATCTATAGTGGATCTAGTGCGCGATAAAGTCACTAGTTACAAGCAACTGCCGCTTCATTTATACCAAATAGGACTTAAATTTAGAGATGAGGCAAGACCTAGATTTGGACTTTTGAGATGTCGTGAGTTTATAATGAAAGACGGTTATAGTTTTCATGCAAGTGAAGCTGATCTAAAGCGTGAGTTTGATCTTATGGAGACAACCTACACTAAGATATTTAGTCGTTTGGGGCTGAATTTCCGCGCCGTTGAAGCTGATAGTGGAGCTATCGGAGGAAGTGGTAGCAAAGAATTTATGGTGCTAGCAAAAAACGGCGAAGACGATATCTTGATAAGTGACGCTTCAAACTACGCGGCAAATATAGAAGCCGCAAAAAGAGCAAAAAGAGTTTGCAAGGCTGAGCGACCTCAGAGCAACTCTATGCAGAAATTTTTTACTCCTGGTTGCTCTAGCATAGCTAAAGTTGCCGAGTTTTTTAAGGTAGATCCGTTTTATACTATAAAAGCCGTGATGAAAAAGGCTATCTATGAAGATAGCGAAAAAATAGTAATATTTTTCGTGCGTGGAGACGACGAGCTTCAAGAAGTAAAAGCTTGCAATGCTTGCTCCGCTCTTGAGCTAAGCGACGCTAGCGAAGAAGAAGTTATAGCCGCAGGGTTAGTTCCTGGATACTGCGGTCCAGTCGGACTTCATGAAAATATAGATTTTTATATAGATAATGAATTAGAAAATGAAAAAGAGATGATATGCGGCGCAAATGAAAAGGATTATCACGCTATTGGAGTAAATATTATAAATTTCAATAAAGATAGATTTAAGGATCTAGCAGAAGTCAAAGCCGGAGACAAAGCGCTTGACGGTGGAGTTTTATCTGTCACTAAAGGCATAGAAGTAGGGCATATATTCCAACTTGGAGTAAGATATTCTGAGACCATGGGCGCTACATTTTTAGATGAAAACGGTAAATCAAAACCGTTTTTTATGGGTTGCTATGGTATAGGCGTAAGCAGACTTGTAGCTGTTATGGTAGAAGCCAGTCATGATGAAAAAGGCTGCATTTGGAAAAAAGAGTGCGCTCCTTTTATGGTGCATATAATAGTTTCAAATATCAAAGACACCGAGCAGATGCAATTTGCTCTAAATTTAGAATCCAATCTAGAAAGTAGCGGGGTCGAAGTTTTGCTTGATGATAGAAACGAAAGATTTGGCGTGAAAATGGCGGACTTTGAGCTTATAGGCGTACCTTTTGGCGTGGTCGTTGGTAAAGGTTTGCAAAACGCAGAAGTTGAGTTTATAAAAAGAGACGGGCTAGAAAAAGTTAAAGTAAGCTCAGATGAGATATTAGGTAAATTAAAAGAGATAATATGA
- a CDS encoding FxsA family protein: MIKISLFPYFVIEIVCVFIYIINYGFLNFLGEVFLSGIIGIILIFSYGFLNLYSNIVSINLKDIFGSMGIAFGGMLLIVPGILSDIFAVFIIVISLILKIFVRFSTNTYNDNDRFRDDIIDVEIIDENKR; the protein is encoded by the coding sequence ATGATAAAAATTTCTCTATTTCCGTATTTTGTTATCGAGATTGTCTGTGTTTTTATTTATATTATAAATTATGGATTTTTAAATTTTTTAGGTGAAGTTTTTCTTAGTGGAATTATAGGGATAATACTTATATTTAGTTATGGATTTTTAAATTTATACTCTAATATAGTTAGTATAAATTTAAAAGATATATTTGGCTCTATGGGGATTGCGTTTGGCGGAATGCTACTTATAGTGCCTGGTATTTTGAGTGATATTTTTGCTGTTTTTATCATAGTTATATCTTTAATACTAAAGATATTTGTTAGGTTTAGTACTAATACTTATAACGATAATGATAGGTTTAGGGATGATATAATAGATGTTGAGATAATAGATGAAAATAAGAGATGA